The Fictibacillus phosphorivorans genomic sequence GCGCGTTGATTTGTCTTTAGTAGAAATGCCTAGCTCTTTCGCTAAGTTAATAATCTTTTTCTGTTTGATTTCAAACGCAATATCTGGAATCATTTTACCATCGATCGTAATGTTAAGTTTCTTAGCTTCAGCCTTAACTTTAGTACTTGCAACTTCCTGAGCAACTTCACGTATATCTTTTCCTTCTACAGCGATACCTAATGTTTTAGCTTCTTTTTTTACGGTTGCAGTCAGTACTTCCTGCTGAAGTGTTTGCAGATCCTTGCCCTCTGAAGAGATGCCAAGTTCTTTCGCTTTTTTGGTGACTGTAACTTGCTTAATTTCTTGTCTTAACGCTTGCACGTCTTTGCCGTCTGTTCCGACACCTAGTTCTTTTGCTTCTTTTTTAAGCTTAGTAAGTTGAATTTCCTCATGTAGAGTAGCAGCATCTTTATTTTTTGTTGAGATACCAAGTTCTTTTGCTTTTTGTTGTAGTTTAGCTAATTGTACTTCTTCAAGAAGTGTTTCGATCTCTTTACCAGAGACTTGAATGCCTAATTCTTTTGCTTCTTTAGTAATTTTTGCGTCGCGAATTTCCTTTATGAGCGTCTCAGCATCTTTTCCATTTGTTGAGATACCAAGCGCTTTTGCTTTTTTAATGAGGTCTTCTGAGCTTCCTTTATAAAATCCTCCGAACCTATCATGTCCAAAGCCATGTCTTTTAATCTCCCTTTTTTCTAAAGTAGATTTTGAAGTAGTACTATTCTGATCTGCTGCCTGAGATGTTGTTGCATATCCTCCAACTAATAATGTGCCGGCGATTGTAAATCCGATTACTGTTTTTTTCAACGAAATCATCCTCCTAGGTTAAATGGTTGTTAAGAATTAAATACATAAGGTTCGAACCTTGTACATTTAATGTAACCAGTGAAAATGTCAACATAACGTCAAGAGAAGCAGAGAATAAAAAAAATTCCAAAATCGTTTGCTACCACTCACAATGTTTACAATCCCCATTAATACAAGCCGTTTTATGACTAAATCTTACTCAAAGAATGTGTCAGGAAGAAGTCAAAGGGGAAATATGTGACTAATACCTTGCCGGTTAATAGAGTAAAGGCATACTCTATAAAATAAACCATAGTGTTCTGATTTGTTAAGAAGGGATTGTCGTCGTGTGGATTATCTATATGAGACGTTTATTAAAACAAAAAAACAGCGAGAATGGTTCGATAGAATTGATACGCTAGCAAGTGGATTTGCTAAAAGAGCGGACACATATGATCAAAAAAGTGAATTTCCATTTGAGAATGTAGAAGAATTAAAAAAAGCGGGTTACTTATCTTTAACTGTTCCCACTGAATTCGGAGGAGCAGGATTAAGTTTGTATGAATTTGTTCTATTACAAGAAAGAATTGCCACTGGCGATGCAGCTACAGCGTTGTGTCTCGGCTGGCACCTTGGATGTTTTTTAGAACTTGCAGAAGAACGAACTTGGGATGAAGAAACATTTAAGTTACTCTGTGAAAAAGTAGTGAATGATCAAGTGTTAGTAAATAGAGCAGCGACTGAGCCTGCAACAGGAAGCCCTACGCGTGGAGGAATGCCACAAACAACAGCAACTCGAAAAAATGACGAGTGGATCATCAATGGAAGGAAAACCTTTACTTCTATGGCACCTGCACTTGATTATGCGATTGTTTCAGCACAGATCGGAGATACGGGTAAGAAAGGGAATTTCATGATTTCTATGAAATCCGAAGGTGTGAGGATTGAAGAAACGTGGGATACAGTAGCGATGCGTGGAACACGAAGTGATGATCTTATCATGAAGGATGTAGTAGTCCAAAACAGTGCTTTGGTCGAGCAAGATCGAGGCAAGAGCGAACTACCAAAAGCTTGGCTGCTTCACATACCAGCGTGTTACATCGGTGTTGCGGTCGCAGCTCGCAACGAAGCTGTTCAATTTGCAAAGACGTATAAACCTAATAGCCTGCCAGGTCCCATCGGAGAAGTGCCGGAAGTGCAAAGAAAAGTTGGAGAGATGGAGCTAGAACTCTTACACGCAAGGGAAGTATTGTACAGTGTTGCACATAGATGGGTAGACGAACCGCATTCAAGAATGCAGATGGGTCCAGAATTAATGGCAGTAAAACACATCGTAACAAATGCAGCAGCAAGAGTGGTCGATCTAGCTATGAGGATTGTAGGAGCAAGAAGTCTAGCTATGTCTAGCCCATTACAAAGGCATTATCGTGATGTGCGAGCAGGACTTCACAACCCACCGATGGATGATATGGTTATCAGTACACTAGCAAAAAGAGCACTCGAATAAAGCAAAAAAGACACCTGATGATTACCTACAGGTGTCTTTTTTGTATAGACTAAAGGGAATCCATCTTTTCTACAAAACAAAACTCGTTTCCGAACGGATCACCCACTCTTACTTCTTTAAAGCCATGTGCCTCTTCTAGTCCTGGTCTAGCAAACTTATATTTTTTTTCAGCTAAGAACTGATGGTAGGCTTCAATTCCTACAACATGAATCCTTAGTTTAATTCCAGGGGTCGAATCACCATGATGCTCGGACAGGTGTAATGAGCATTCCCCAAGTGAAACCTGCATATAGATTGGAAAATCTTCTTCATATCGATGTTCCCAATCTATCGAAAACCCAAGAAAATCTATATAAAATTCATTTGCCTTCTGTTCATCGAATATTCGAAGAACAGGGATTGTATGTTTTAATTGATATTCATTCATGATGTATTCACTCTCCAGCTACTTTATTATTGTACTATTTCTCTTCCTTTAATAGAGTTTCCTTGTTTTTAAGGAGGATATTTCTTTTCCTAGAAGAAATTTTATATAAAATATTTCATTTTGATGAGGAGGCGATTTCCTTGATTGAAACGTTAATTCGTGTGGGTACGACATACGTGCCTGTAAGGGATGTAGACCATTCAGCTAGATGGTACAGAGAAAAGCTTGGGGCAACGATCAGTTATTGTGATCACGAAAAAGCCATACTTAATCTAGCAGACCAAAGTTTTTTTCTGGTCCGATCGTTAGAAGGGGAGACTTCAAACTTTACTGACTTTAAAGGAAACAAAAGGTTCTCATTAACGTTTGAAGTTGACGGAATGGAAGTATTGACCACCCTGCATGCTAAATTTAAACAGGAAGGTGTTCAAACAGGAACAATTGAAAATCGTGGACATCCAGGTAGGAATTTTGTTTTTTATGACCCCGATGGGAATATTTTTGATGTTTGGAGTATCTTGAGTCCGACGTATAAAGCTTTACGGAAAGAAGCTGTTTTAGAGACTGAAAGATGAGATGGACAGTAGGTATTTTATTTTCTATGGTAGGTATCATTTTATTAACACATGGACTAAATCTAAAGGCTATTGCTGAAAATTCCGTGGACGGTGACGGCATCGGTGTGTACTTTTTAGGAATAGAAATAAATGAGAGTGTTCCTGCTGCAGATATACCATCCTACTCGAATGGGTTCATGGGATCCGGAATTATTTTTTTAATACTAGCTGTTTGTTTGTTCGTCATTCTGTTAAGAGAACATAACACATTGTTGCCGATTGCGCAGAAAAAAAAGGCTTCAGAATGATAGAATTTCGGGTAATGTTTATTGTGCATGAAACCGTTGCTAGAGTGAAGAGTAGGAGGTGAGAGTATGAAGAAAGTTAAGGTATTTGGCATCATCTTTTTATTCTTTGCTATTAGTCCTGCCGCTAAAGTAATGTCACCGACAACTACTGATTCCGATATTCAACTTTCTCACTTTATCCCTGAACCCCAAATTCTAGTAGAATAAATAAAAAACAGAACCTGCTTCTTTGAAGGGCAGGTTCTGTTTTTTTTAGTTATCGTTTTCCTGTAAGACCATACATGATAAACGATACGATCTGATCAATCTCTTTTTCGTCGTCCCACTCTTTATCTGAAAAGAGAAGAAAACGTGGCAGGATGTAGCCGATGATACTTGATGCAGTCATGCGCATGATCGTTTCTGGAGGAAGAGAAACAATCTCTCCTTTTTCTTGGAAATGCTCGATGATCTTCTTGAATTTCTGATACACATGTTCAGTGAAAAGTTTTTGAAATGGTTCGCGCAATTCATCATGAAAAGCGATCTCTTGAATGAATATTTTTAATACAGGAAACTGTTTTCGAACAAATTCCAGTCTGTTTTTAGCAACGACTCTTATAAAATCTTCATAGTGTTCATATTCGTTCTCGAATACTTCTTTTGCAAAAGACTTTATGAAGAAAGGCGCCACGAATTTAGCGACAGTTGGTGTCACGATGGCAAGCAATAGCTCTTTTTTCGTTTTGAAATGACGAAAAATTGTACCTTCAGCAACCCCTGCTTTTTTTGCGATCTCACTCGTAGAAGAAGCGGCATATCCTTTTTCTGAGAAAGTATCGATTGCAGCTTCAAGAATCTTTCGCTGTTTATCGCTCATTGTGGGAGCATCGTGTTCGTTAATTAGGTCATGAATCCACTCGGAATTGGACATTAAAGCTACTCCTTTTATAATCGTACATTTTCTTCATTATAGACACTATTCATAGGCAGTACAAACGCTACACCTTAGAGTTTGCGGTGTTTTTTCAAGGCGAGTACATTTAGTATCATAAATAAAAGGGAGAAACCAATAAGGACGAGAACGTTTCCATATATATCATTCCACCCGTCACCTTGAATCATAACATCCCGAATCGCTTCTCCTCCGTATGTTAAGGGCATAATAATGCTTAAAGGCTGAAGCCATCCTGCCATCGTTTCAATAGAAAACAAACCTGAGAAAAATACTTGAGGCACAACGACAAGCGGGATGAACTGAATCATCTGTAGTTCATTGGTGGCAAAAGCAGAAAGCAAAGTTCCAAGTGAAAGTGCGGTAATCGCAAGCATGAGTGTAATTAAAATAACTAACCATATTGAACCGGCCATCATGATATCAAGAACATAAATCGCAAACGAAACAATGATAGCCGATTGTAAAATGGTGAAAATGCCAAAGCCTACTACATATCCAACTACCATCTCCCATCTACGCATCGGCGTAGCGAGCAGCCGTTCAAGTGTTCCAGTCGTTCTTTCGCGTAAAAATGATACCCCAGAGATTAAGAATACGAAAAAGAAAATGAAAAACCCAATCAAGAACGGGCCGATATAATCAAAAGTCTCCATATCAGCAGAACCATGCAAATACTTGATTTCTGGGGTGTTTTTTATTTTTTTAGTGTCTTGATTCGGAAGTGATTTCAAGGCTTTTTGAATCGTTGTGATCGAAGACTTGTTTGCTGTAGGATTACTTCCTTCAAGCGTAATAGAAGTAGAAGGTAATGTAACTTCAAGAACAGCATCAAGTTCTTCATCTTCTAAACCTTGGTGAGCTTCCGCCGCATTTTGATAAGCGATGAAAGCTTTATCTGACGATTTAAGCTGATCTACAATTTTTTGATTACTTATTACCCCGATCTTAGGTTCATAGTCATTGCTCGAAAAAACTAAGTTCACAAGGGTTAGGATAAGAAGAGGAGCAATAAACATCATGGCAAGTGTGCGTTTGTCACGTATGAACTGTCTGATGATTCTTATGACTAATGCTTTAATTCTCATGGTGGACACCTCCATAATAGAGAAATGCGTCTTCAATTGAAGCACTTGATGTAAAATCCTTTAATTCTTGTGGTGTTCCAGAGGCAATTAGCTTTCCATCACGAAGCATTCCGAGCTGACCGCATTTCTCAGCTTCATCCATTACATGTGTCGTAACTAGAATCGTAGTTCCGCTCTTACTTAACTTATAAAGTTCATCCCATATCGATTGCCGGAGCACGGGATCAATTCCTACAGTAGGTTCATCAAGAATGAGGATCTGTGGTTCATGTAAGAGTGCAGCAGCTAAAGACAATCTTCGTTTCATGCCGCCGGAATATTGATTGACTGGTTTTTGCAGAAAGCTTGAAAGGTTCACGAGTTCAGTAACTTGATGAATCCTTTCTTTTTGTTTTTGTCCTTTTAGACCATAAATGGATGAGAAGAATTCTAGGTTTTCCCTTCCGCTTAATTCTCCGTAAAGAGCATCAGATTGAGCCATAAACCCAATTTGCGTCATGATTTTAAGATTAGGCATGGATGAATCGAGAACACGTATACTGCCAGAAGTGGGAATCTCGATCCCCGCGATCATCTTAACTAATGTTGTTTTTCCAGCTCCTGAAGGACCCAACAATCCATAGATTTCATTTTTGTTCACGGTTAGGTCTATGTTCTTCAATACTTGATGAGACCGATAATTCTTAGAAACATTTGCTACTTTAATAACAGATTCCATATTAAGCCTCCTTCAAAAATTTAGTGAGTACTCACTCATTATCACTATCATATGATAGTGGGATGATCATGGTCAAGTGAGTACTCACTCATTTTTAAATAAAATAAAAAATAAAATTGGGAAGTCTGATTCAAACTGAGCTTCAACGCTTTGCAATTCGATGGTATGGCATTGAAGAAATGAAATTGATACTAAAGGATGTTGGGCTTTCAGAAGTTAAAGTTATAGTTGATTTTGAATGGGTAAGGAACCTACTCATGCTAGGCAAAACTTCGTATTTGAAGCAATAAAACTAAGAAAAACCATTCGCCTTTAAATGCCAATGGTTTTTTGTGTTTTTTAGTTTGAGTCTTGAGATCTCTTGTAACGATATTGCTGCCATCTGAACCTAATAAAGCATCCGATACAAAAGCCGAGTATTGCTACAAAAGAAGCAGTTGCAACCATGATCGTAGCAATCCAGGCTACAGTACTCCAACCTAGTATATAACTTAGAAAACCCACTGTTAGAAGCGATATAGCAATCAACTGATTAAACTGTTGCTGGTCCTTATCCTCTGGAATGTACGCAGAAGGTTTCTTTTTTAAAAAGAATGCAGCAGCTTTCATTATGGGATTGTAATCAACAAACATTCCTAGAAGACCGGCAACTAAAGGAAGTAATAAGAACCATGGTTGACCAGTTAGCCAGGTAGCTAGTGTAGATAAAAAAATGAACCACTGATTTGTTCGAACTAAAGGTCTTGGAATAGAAACAGAAGAGTGAGACATATTAATCCGACCTTTCTTATATGTTTAGTTACTTTATTTTAAATGTATTCGTATAGAATGTGAAGTATTAATCCTTATATATGCAAGAAGGTGAATATTTGTTGAACCCAGAATGTCTTATAGTGAGGTGAGAAATATGAAAACAATAAGAGACGATCGTGATGTGCATATTCAGTATAGAGAGGAGATTAAGGAAAAGCTCCAAAATGACACTTTTGCAAAATGGTTAGGTATCGAATTATTAGAAGTGGGTCCAGGTACAGCAGAAGCACAGATGACAATCACTGAAAATATGCTAAATGCTCATGGAACAGCACATGGAGCTGCATTATTTGCTATCGCTGATTTTGTCTTTGCTGTAGCATGTAATTCCTATGGAAAAACATCAGTGGGACTTTCTGTTACTATTGGGTATCTTGCTGCATGCCAAAGAGGGGATAAGGTGACGGCAAGAGCAACAGAGATTAAACGTAATCAACGGACCTCTTGGTATGAAGTGAGCGTGGAAAATGATAAAGAGCTCCTTGCTCATGTAAGTGCTCTATCTTATCGGAAGAACGAATACTTTGTAGGGACAGTAGAGGATTAAGTGGATAATATAAACAATCATCATGTAAAAGACGACGAAATCAGGGGAACACCTGACTTCGTCGTCTTTTTTATCTTAATGTTTTCTTAATATATTTGATTGTCTTTCTTAGATCTTCTGCAGTCGGCCTTCCAAATGGTCCAGTTTGGATATCAAAGTAGACAACTCGTTTTTGATCATCTACTAAAAATAATGCTGGTTCTCCATGCTCACCATGATCGTCATAGAGTTTTCCGTTATGATATTGAACGCCATAAGGTTCTCCTGCAACACGTTCTGTATCACTAAAGACCGGAAAAGAAAGAGAGTGTTTATCCTTCATCTTCTTCAAATTTTGTTCTTCATCAGTAGATATGGCTAAGATGTGAGTGTTCAATTCTTTGAATGTCTCAATATTTTGTTCTAACTCTTTCAATTGGTCGTTACATACGGGACACCATTCTCCTCGGAAAAAGACAAGTAAGTGAAATCGATCATCTTTTTCAAGGTGGTTATGAAAGGAGAAGGACTCTCCACTTTCGGTTTTGATCGTAAAGTCAGGTGCTGTGTCTCCTGTTTGTATCATGAACATCCCTCCATAATTATGTTTCTTTTCTAGCTATTCCTCTTACAGAAAATTTTAAACGCTTAAGCTTTTTAATTCTAAAAAAACCACTACCTATACTAGGTCATATCTACGTCCAGATGAGGAAAGAAGTAATAAAAAAAGAGACGGATTAATGACTTTATTCCTATTTTAAGTTAAAACTTTTAAAAATTAGTAGTTTATATTTGTTTTTGTTAGAATAGTAAAATTCTTCTTTATTTTCTGTAAATTGGCCTCTATATTAGAAATTGTAGTTCAACATCAAATTAGAGGAGTGAAGTAAATGATTAAGAAGATTGCCACTATGGCAGCGGTTCTACCTTTAGTAGTTTCTCTTGCAACACCAGCAGCAGCTGCAAAAAGCACAGAGGTAAAAGCAAACGTTACACCTCAAGAAATTATCGTAAAATTTAAAGACAACGTATCAGAGTCAAAAGTAAAGTCTTTAGCAGTAAAAGGTAAAGATGAAGTTAAAGAAAAAGGTTCTAAGTTTCATGTAATCAAAGTTAAAGATGGAAACGTAGATGCAGCCATTGCAGAATATGAAGCGAGTGGAGATGTAGAGTATGCAGAGCCAAACTATACATACCATGCGAGCTGGACGCCAAATGACACGTATTTCTCAAATGGAGTGCAATATGCACCTCAAAAAGTAGGTGCTCAATCAGCTTGGGACATCACACGCGGTTCATCTACTACAAAAATTGCAATTATTGATACAGGGGTTGATTACAATCACCCTGATCTAGCTGGTAAAGTTATTAAAGGATATGACTATGTAAGTGATGATTGGGATCCAATGGATCAGAACGATCACGGAACACATGCTGCAGGTATCGCAGCAGCTGCAACGAATAACGCGAGAGGTATCGCAGGAATGGCACCAAACGTATCCATCTATGCTGTACGTGTACTAGATGCGAACGGAAGCGGATCTCTTGATGATGTTGCTAACGGTATCTATCATGCTGTAGATAACGGAGCAAAAGTAGTTTCACTTAGCCTTGGTGGACCAGGTTCTGCTACTTCATTACAAAACGCAGTAAACTATGCCGTTTCTAAAGGAGTAGTTGTAGTTGCCGCAGCTGGTAACGA encodes the following:
- a CDS encoding acyl-CoA dehydrogenase family protein, with product MDYLYETFIKTKKQREWFDRIDTLASGFAKRADTYDQKSEFPFENVEELKKAGYLSLTVPTEFGGAGLSLYEFVLLQERIATGDAATALCLGWHLGCFLELAEERTWDEETFKLLCEKVVNDQVLVNRAATEPATGSPTRGGMPQTTATRKNDEWIINGRKTFTSMAPALDYAIVSAQIGDTGKKGNFMISMKSEGVRIEETWDTVAMRGTRSDDLIMKDVVVQNSALVEQDRGKSELPKAWLLHIPACYIGVAVAARNEAVQFAKTYKPNSLPGPIGEVPEVQRKVGEMELELLHAREVLYSVAHRWVDEPHSRMQMGPELMAVKHIVTNAAARVVDLAMRIVGARSLAMSSPLQRHYRDVRAGLHNPPMDDMVISTLAKRALE
- a CDS encoding glyoxalase superfamily protein → MNEYQLKHTIPVLRIFDEQKANEFYIDFLGFSIDWEHRYEEDFPIYMQVSLGECSLHLSEHHGDSTPGIKLRIHVVGIEAYHQFLAEKKYKFARPGLEEAHGFKEVRVGDPFGNEFCFVEKMDSL
- a CDS encoding VOC family protein, coding for MIETLIRVGTTYVPVRDVDHSARWYREKLGATISYCDHEKAILNLADQSFFLVRSLEGETSNFTDFKGNKRFSLTFEVDGMEVLTTLHAKFKQEGVQTGTIENRGHPGRNFVFYDPDGNIFDVWSILSPTYKALRKEAVLETER
- a CDS encoding TetR/AcrR family transcriptional regulator is translated as MSNSEWIHDLINEHDAPTMSDKQRKILEAAIDTFSEKGYAASSTSEIAKKAGVAEGTIFRHFKTKKELLLAIVTPTVAKFVAPFFIKSFAKEVFENEYEHYEDFIRVVAKNRLEFVRKQFPVLKIFIQEIAFHDELREPFQKLFTEHVYQKFKKIIEHFQEKGEIVSLPPETIMRMTASSIIGYILPRFLLFSDKEWDDEKEIDQIVSFIMYGLTGKR
- a CDS encoding ABC transporter permease — protein: MRIKALVIRIIRQFIRDKRTLAMMFIAPLLILTLVNLVFSSNDYEPKIGVISNQKIVDQLKSSDKAFIAYQNAAEAHQGLEDEELDAVLEVTLPSTSITLEGSNPTANKSSITTIQKALKSLPNQDTKKIKNTPEIKYLHGSADMETFDYIGPFLIGFFIFFFVFLISGVSFLRERTTGTLERLLATPMRRWEMVVGYVVGFGIFTILQSAIIVSFAIYVLDIMMAGSIWLVILITLMLAITALSLGTLLSAFATNELQMIQFIPLVVVPQVFFSGLFSIETMAGWLQPLSIIMPLTYGGEAIRDVMIQGDGWNDIYGNVLVLIGFSLLFMILNVLALKKHRKL
- a CDS encoding ABC transporter ATP-binding protein, producing the protein MESVIKVANVSKNYRSHQVLKNIDLTVNKNEIYGLLGPSGAGKTTLVKMIAGIEIPTSGSIRVLDSSMPNLKIMTQIGFMAQSDALYGELSGRENLEFFSSIYGLKGQKQKERIHQVTELVNLSSFLQKPVNQYSGGMKRRLSLAAALLHEPQILILDEPTVGIDPVLRQSIWDELYKLSKSGTTILVTTHVMDEAEKCGQLGMLRDGKLIASGTPQELKDFTSSASIEDAFLYYGGVHHEN
- a CDS encoding DUF4395 domain-containing protein, giving the protein MSHSSVSIPRPLVRTNQWFIFLSTLATWLTGQPWFLLLPLVAGLLGMFVDYNPIMKAAAFFLKKKPSAYIPEDKDQQQFNQLIAISLLTVGFLSYILGWSTVAWIATIMVATASFVAILGFCIGCFIRFRWQQYRYKRSQDSN
- a CDS encoding hotdog fold thioesterase; this encodes MKTIRDDRDVHIQYREEIKEKLQNDTFAKWLGIELLEVGPGTAEAQMTITENMLNAHGTAHGAALFAIADFVFAVACNSYGKTSVGLSVTIGYLAACQRGDKVTARATEIKRNQRTSWYEVSVENDKELLAHVSALSYRKNEYFVGTVED
- a CDS encoding peroxiredoxin family protein, yielding MIQTGDTAPDFTIKTESGESFSFHNHLEKDDRFHLLVFFRGEWCPVCNDQLKELEQNIETFKELNTHILAISTDEEQNLKKMKDKHSLSFPVFSDTERVAGEPYGVQYHNGKLYDDHGEHGEPALFLVDDQKRVVYFDIQTGPFGRPTAEDLRKTIKYIKKTLR
- a CDS encoding S8 family peptidase — protein: MIKKIATMAAVLPLVVSLATPAAAAKSTEVKANVTPQEIIVKFKDNVSESKVKSLAVKGKDEVKEKGSKFHVIKVKDGNVDAAIAEYEASGDVEYAEPNYTYHASWTPNDTYFSNGVQYAPQKVGAQSAWDITRGSSTTKIAIIDTGVDYNHPDLAGKVIKGYDYVSDDWDPMDQNDHGTHAAGIAAAATNNARGIAGMAPNVSIYAVRVLDANGSGSLDDVANGIYHAVDNGAKVVSLSLGGPGSATSLQNAVNYAVSKGVVVVAAAGNENTSAPSYPAYYSGAIAVAATDRNDVRASFSNYGSWVDVAAPGVDIASTVRNGGYAYMSGTSMACPLVAGVAGLLASQGRSAANIRAAIENTTDYVSGTGSLYAKGRVNASKAVRY